The genome window CCGGCCCTGCCCGAAAAGCTTCAGGGCATCGTGAGCATGTTCCGCAGCGCGCCCAAATCGCTGCGCCTGCAGGCCCTGCTGGAGTACAGCCGCAAGCTGCCCCCCCTGCCCGAGAAGTACGTGGAGCACCCGGAGTTCATGCAGCCGGTGCCCGAATGCACCAGCCCGTTCTTTCTGGTGACTGAGCGGGAAGAAGGTAACGTGAAGCTGCACTTCAAGGTGCCCGAGGAAGCCCCCACCGTGCGCGGCTACGCGGGCATCCTGCACGAGGCGCTGGACGGTCAGTCTCCCGAGACCATCCTCAGCGTTCCCGACAACTTCTACATGGACATGGGCCTGAGTGAACTGATCACGCCCATGCGTCTGCGCGGCATGGGGGCCATCCTGATGCGGCTCAAGCGCGAAGTTTCGGAACCAAGCGCCCAGGTCCCCACCACCGGCAACTGAACGGCAGCTCCGGAGCTGGACTCAGTGACGTCTGGGCAGCACCCTGTTCAGGACCAGGGCGCTGAGGCCCAGTCCCAGCCCGTACGACAGGTGTGCGCCCAGACGGTTCACGTGGCCTCTGGGGGTGGAGCCGGCGGGACCGTCCTGCAGCCCGGCCAGCGGCACCAGGCCCTCGTCCATCAGGGCCCACAGGCCAACACCAAACGCCGCTCCCTTGAGCGGTTCATCGGTGCCCGCCAGCGCGCCGTACAGCCCGCCGCTGAGCACCCCCATGCTCCAGTGAACTCCTTCACTGAGGGCCGTGCGGGTGCCGTCTTTTCTGGGTTCACGGCCCTCGGCGGCTTCGTACGCCAGCCGCCCCAGCGCAGCGGTGCTGCTCTCGCCGGGCGCGTGCAGTTGCCCCAGCGGCGCGATGCTGTGCTGATCCGGCCCCCTGGGGGCCTCGCCACCGCCGCTCTCCTGAAGCAGTGGGGCCACCCGCAGCCAGTACTGGCCCATCGCCAGCGTGCCCACCGCGCCACCCACCACTCCAATCACCATGTTCCGGAACAGTGTCATGGTCCAGCGTAAGCAGGGCCACCCGACCACAGAAGCAACTTAAAGAAACGCTCAGGTCGCAGGAAGTCAACCGGTGTGGGGGGCGTGCGCCGCCTTCAGGGCCTCCAGGGCCCGGCCCCGGTGGCTGATGGCCTGTTTCTCGGCCAGGGTCATCTCGGCCAGGGTGCGGGTCTCGCCGTCGGGAACGAACAGCGGATCGTAGCCGAAGCCGTTCTCGCCGCGCGGGCCTTCCAGCAGCGTGCCCGGCAGCTCTCCGCGGTACGCCTCCACGCGCCCGTCGGGATGGGCCAGAATCACCACCGACACGAAGCGGGCGCGGCGGTTGGTGTGGCCGCGCATCTTTTCGAGCAGGTACAGGCTGCGTTCCAGGTCGCTGTCGCGGCCCCCGTAGCGGGCGCTGTAGATGCCGGGTTCGCCGCCCAGGGCCTCCACTTCCAGGCCGCTGTCGTCGGCCAGGGCCACCGTGCGGCCCATCAGCGCCACCGTGCAGGCCTTGAGCGCCGCGTTCTCCTCGTAGGTCGCCCCAGTTTCCTCGGGCAGCGGCAGGCCCTCCAGCGGACGCATTTCCCAGCCCAGTCCCGAGAGCGCCGCCTCGATCTCGCGCACCTTGCCCGCATTGCCCGTCGCCACGACCACCGACATACCGCCTACCTCTGCCCCGTCACTCATCACGTTCAGAGTGTAGCGGGCCGGGCACCCCCCGACGCCCGCCCGGCCCCCAGCGGCAACTCGGCGCGCACCCGCCAGCGCACCTCGCCCTCCGGTTTCTCGAACAGGGTCAGACCGGTGTAGCGCTGCCGGGCAAACGCACAGAAGCGGGCCTCCAGCTCCCGCCGCAGCGCTTCTGGATCATTACCGCCGTAGGGCTGCACCAGCGTGAAGTGAGGCCGCCAGGTGTCGAGCCCCCGGGGCGTGCGCAGCAGTTCCATGCGTGCCTGCTCGAAGGGCCGGGCATACTTGCCCGCCGCCACCTGGGCCTCAAAGGGAGAAGCGGTCACGAAGCGGGCCAGTTGCGACAGCAGCAGCGTGTGTGCCACGAGCAGTGCCGGTGAGGCGTCCAGGCGGTGCACGAAGGTTTCCCCGTCGTCCCAGACCTCGATGCGCCCGCCGGACAGACCCAACCCGGCCTCCGGCGAGAGGCAGGCGGCGCAGGCCCGCGCCCTGGCCTCAATGTCGGGCCACCACGCCGGGTCGGTGAAGAAGCCCTCCACAACCGTCAGGTGAAAACCGTACGGCCCCGCATCGGCCTGCCACTCGGGGCGCACAAAGTCAGGCAGGGCCACCGGCTGGCCCGCCCGCACATCAAAGCCCAGCACCTCGGAGCCCAGGCGGTACAGCGCCGTGTTGGCCGGTGGGCACAGGTAGACGGCGAAGCGCGTTCCGGCGGCAGGATCGGTCATGCGGGGAGTGTAGAGGCCTTCCAAAACTCCGGGGATGGCGTGCGGTGACCCCGTTCCTTTACGTTCGCAAGGAGCATGTGGGATTCGCGGTGGGATGGCTGACCGGCGGGCCGCCGTCCAGCGCATGGGCGACGGGCACTCTGAACGGCCCCTCGGGGATGCGTCCGCAGCGGGGAGCGACCGCGCGGCAAAGACAGACGCTCAGCAAAGACAGAACGGAGGAAATGCGTCAGGTCCTGTCACGAATGGGGCGTACCGTATCAGGCATGAGTGAGATCCTCCTGTTTCACCACGCTCAAGGGCTCACCCGGGGCGTGCTCGCCTTTGCCGAGCAGCTCCGGACTGCCGGGCACACGGTTCATGTTCCCGATCTTTACCACGGCCACACCTTTGACACCCTGGACGAGGGCATCGCCTATGCCCGGAGCGTTGGATTCCAGCAGCTTTCAGAAGACGGCGTGAGGGCGGCCCAGGGCCTGCCCGAGACCCTCGTGTATGCCGGTTTCTCGCTGGGGGTCTCCCCCGCCCAGCGGCTTGTTCAGACGCGCCCGGGAGCCGCCGGAGCCCTGTTGTTCCACGCCTGTTTTCCTGTCTCCGAGTTTGGATCGTGGCCACACGGCGTCCCGGTGCAGGTTCATGGCATGGAGAATGATCCCTGGTTTGAGGAGGATGCCGCGGCGGCCAGGGAACTGACCGATGCGGCCCAGGGAGACCTTTTCCTGTATCCAGGCAGTCGGCACCTGTTCGCGGACCGCAGCCTGGCCGATCATGATGCCGGGGCGGCTGAACTGCTGATGGAGCGCGTGCTTGAATTCTTGAACAGAATTTGAACCGGGAATCCGTGATGGAGCGGGGAATTTGACCCGGAGCCCCGGGCGGCGGTAGCTCGTCCATCTGAGCGCGGCCCTGATCGCCGAGCTGCGCTGTCCCGGAGCCAGGAGCCAGCTTCAGTGCGCGGCGGCCACCGCCCCCACTACCGCGTCCTGCACGGCCCGCAGGGTCAGAATCGGTGAGTCCTCGGGGCCGTTCATCAAGATGGCGAAGGCCAGGGTGTGGCCGCTGCGCGCCGTCACGTACCCGGCCAGGGCGCTGACGCCGGGCAGCGTTCCGGTCTTGGCGCGCACGTCCAGGCCCGCGTTCAGGAACCGCCGGGCCAGCGTGCCGCCGCGTCCGTCGTGGGCGGGGACGTTTTCTCCGGTACCGCCCTGGGCCAGGGCTTCAATGAATGCGTTGCGGCGCTCCCGGTACAGCGTGGCCGGCAGCGCCGCCGGACCGGACCCCGCATACGGCAGGTCGTGCATCACGCGCAGCAGGTCCACCAGCGCGCGCGGCGTCAGGTGGTCCCCGCGGCTCAGGCCGCTGCCGTCTGCCAGGGTCACGCCGCTGAGGTTCACGCCGATGCGGCCCAGAAAGGCCCGCTCGCGGGCCAGGGCGCCCGCCAGGGTGCCATTGGCGGCTGGGCGCAGGGCCAGGGTCGAGAGCAGTTCCTCGGCCCGCAGGTTGTCGCTGGGGCGCAGGGTGGCCGCCACAACCTGCGCCGGGGACGCGCTGCGCACGCTGGCGACGCCGTGTTCGGGACGGCGGGCAGGCGGAATCCATGGATCGGGGGGCAGGGACCGGCCGCGGTCATCCGTTCGCGGGGGGGCAAGGTAGGGGCTGAAGGAAGCCGCCTGACCCACCCGTTCGGACGCCACCGTGACTCCGGCGCGGCGCAGCTCGGCGATCAGGGCCGCGCCCAAACGGCCACGGGCCTCGGCCGCGCTGCGCGGCGGGGAGCCGCGCCACTCCGAGAGCCGCAGGGCGGTCATGGGCACACCGATGGGGGCCGCCTTCCAGCTGGCAGGGTCCAGCCGGGCGTCTTCGAGCCGGACCTCGCCCACCGTACGCAGGCCACGCGCAAACGCCTGTTTCGCCAGGGCGCGCAGGCTGTAGCCGCCGCCCGACACGCTCAGGGTCGGATCGCCGCTGCCGCGCAGGGTCACGGCCTTCACGGTCGCCTGCCCCGCCTGAAGCGCTGGAACGGTCAGCTCGGCACTCCACCAGCCGAGTGCGCCGCCCCGCTCGGCCAGCACCGCCGCCGCCGTGACCAGCTTGGTGGTGCTGGCGGGAATGAAGGCCTCATCGGGACGCACGGCCAGCACCACCTGCCGGCTCGTCAGGTCCTGAACGAGCACGCCGGTCCGTAC of Deinococcus aerophilus contains these proteins:
- a CDS encoding D-alanyl-D-alanine carboxypeptidase/D-alanyl-D-alanine-endopeptidase, with the protein product MRLLGPLLCVLCVSGAQTSPQVGSGSLPAPASGDLTLRRDPAPDADVRAALRGLPSGVRTGVLVQDLTSRQVVLAVRPDEAFIPASTTKLVTAAAVLAERGGALGWWSAELTVPALQAGQATVKAVTLRGSGDPTLSVSGGGYSLRALAKQAFARGLRTVGEVRLEDARLDPASWKAAPIGVPMTALRLSEWRGSPPRSAAEARGRLGAALIAELRRAGVTVASERVGQAASFSPYLAPPRTDDRGRSLPPDPWIPPARRPEHGVASVRSASPAQVVAATLRPSDNLRAEELLSTLALRPAANGTLAGALARERAFLGRIGVNLSGVTLADGSGLSRGDHLTPRALVDLLRVMHDLPYAGSGPAALPATLYRERRNAFIEALAQGGTGENVPAHDGRGGTLARRFLNAGLDVRAKTGTLPGVSALAGYVTARSGHTLAFAILMNGPEDSPILTLRAVQDAVVGAVAAAH
- the rdgB gene encoding RdgB/HAM1 family non-canonical purine NTP pyrophosphatase — translated: MSVVVATGNAGKVREIEAALSGLGWEMRPLEGLPLPEETGATYEENAALKACTVALMGRTVALADDSGLEVEALGGEPGIYSARYGGRDSDLERSLYLLEKMRGHTNRRARFVSVVILAHPDGRVEAYRGELPGTLLEGPRGENGFGYDPLFVPDGETRTLAEMTLAEKQAISHRGRALEALKAAHAPHTG
- a CDS encoding dienelactone hydrolase family protein gives rise to the protein MSEILLFHHAQGLTRGVLAFAEQLRTAGHTVHVPDLYHGHTFDTLDEGIAYARSVGFQQLSEDGVRAAQGLPETLVYAGFSLGVSPAQRLVQTRPGAAGALLFHACFPVSEFGSWPHGVPVQVHGMENDPWFEEDAAAARELTDAAQGDLFLYPGSRHLFADRSLADHDAGAAELLMERVLEFLNRI
- a CDS encoding SufE family protein, whose protein sequence is MTSDSSPSAGPALPEKLQGIVSMFRSAPKSLRLQALLEYSRKLPPLPEKYVEHPEFMQPVPECTSPFFLVTEREEGNVKLHFKVPEEAPTVRGYAGILHEALDGQSPETILSVPDNFYMDMGLSELITPMRLRGMGAILMRLKREVSEPSAQVPTTGN